CAGGGAGAGGCGGGCAAGCGCTCTTCTTCGCCCAGCTCGTCGGGGGAGGACTCGGTTGAAGGCGCTTCCACGCTAGCGTCGACGTGCGCGGGCAGGGTCGGTTCATCCGACGTCGTGAAGCCCTTCGCGGCGTTCTCGACCTCGGGGTCGGGAGGCAATTCGGTCCAGGCCGACGCGTCGACTGGCTCGGGGACACGTTGCTCGGCGTCGCGCATCGCGGCCAGCTCCGCCTCGGCCGCCGAGAGCGCATCGCCTTGCGGCGCGGGAGCATCGACGTCGAAGAAGCCCTCTTCACCGAGCTGCGGCGATTGGGCCGCGAGCGGAGTGGCGGTAGTGGCGAGAGGCTCCTCCGTCCAGGCGAGCTTGCCCACCGGCAACGGGGATTCGTCACCACCCGAGGACTCAGCGGACCACTCCGTGGATACGGCTCCCGTGTCTGGAACGCTCACGCCATACAGCACGGTTGCGGGACCACCTGCGGCGTCGCTCGTGTTCCCGGCGTCCGGTGCGGGGTCCGCGAATCCTCCCGAGAACGTGTCGCCCGCCGCTCCTGGCAACGTCGCGTCGGAGCCCGGAGACACGCCGTATGCCGTGTCAGCCTCCTCCGAGGACGTCGCATCCGTGCCATAGGCGTGTTGCCCGTCATCCACTTGCGCGTCAGCGGAGGGCGTCGTGGCTTCCGTGAAGGTGGTATCCGCGGACTGGTGCGACGTGGCATCGAACGCACCTTGGTCGGTGGGTTCGCTCGTCCACTCGTCACCGATGGACGCGTCGTCAGTGTCTTCGCCCAGGAGGTCACCACGCTCGTCGGTGGTAGCTCCCGTCCAGGGTGCGGCGCCGTACACGCTGGTATCCCTGCCAACACGAGCCACGTGCGCGGTCGGGTCGGCCGGTGGTGTCCCCCATGCATCGGTGCCGTAGGCGTCCGACGCCGCGCCGTGCTCGGGGGCGACGCCTGTCCAATCATTGCCGTCGTTCGTGCTCGCGGATTCCTGGCCCGGTGCGGTCCCGTGTTCCGGGGCACCACCCATCAACGCATCGCCACCGTAGGCGTCCGCTTCCGAAGGCGCGCCCTGTTCCGCCGCGTCGTCGAACCAGGACTGCTGCGGACCGTGGGCGGACTCCAGATTCGCTGCCGGGACCGATTCCTGCTCGGACCATGCGGCGTTGCCGGGCTCACTTCCCGGCACCTGCTCGTTGCTGCCGTCCGACCATGCGGCGTTGCTGTGCTCACCCGCTGCGTCGACACCCGCCTCGTTGCCACCGTCCGACCATGCGGCGTGGCCCTGCTCGCCCGTCGCTTCGGTACCCGGCTCGTTACCGCTGTCCGACCATGTGGCGGCGTGCTGCTCACCCGACGCGCCGATGCCCGGCGCATTGCTGCCGTCCGACCAGGTGGAGTCGTGCTGCTCGTCCGTCGCACCGACGCCTGGCGCGTTGCTGCCATCCGACCAGGTGGCGTCGTGCTGCTCGCCCGTCGCACCAGAGCCTGGCTCAGTGCTGCCTTCTGACCATGCAGCTTCGGTGTGTTCACCGGCCGCGCCAATGCCAGGGGCATTGCTGCCTTCCGACCATGCAGCTTCGGGGTGTTCACCTGCCCCGTCGGCGCCCGGCTCGTTGCCACCGTCCGACCATGCGGCGTTGCTGTGCTCGCCTGCCGCGTCGACACCCAACTCGTTGCCACCGTCCGACCATGCGGCGTTGCTGTGCTCGCCCGCCGCGCCGACACCCGACTCGTTGCCACCGTCCGACCACGCGGCGTCGCTGTGTTCACCCGTCGCGCCGCCGCCTTGCTCAGCCCAAGGGTCGTCCGTCGCTTCGCGCCCCTCGTCCGCCCCCGCGGCATGACCCGCCCCCGGCTCGCCGCCACCATCCGACCACGCAGCGCCGCCGTGCCCGCCCTCCGTTCCCTGCTCCGCCCATGCGGCGTTGCCGTCCCCGTCCGTCGTCTCCGGAGCCTCGCCCTCCCACGCGCGTGCATCCGCATCGAGCCCTCCCGGGCCCGCGGACTCACCCTCTCCTCGGAACACCTCATCCGCGGGCAGCGCGCTCTCGTCGAACGCTCCGTCCCCCGCGACCGCCGCGCCCCAGTCCTCGCCGCCTCCCGCCAACGCGATCTGCGCCGAGGCCAGCACCGCGGCCTCCTCCTCCTGCTGCACCTTCTCCAACGTCGACTGCACGTCGAGCGGCGCGCGCCGAGCCTGCTCCTCGTGCTCGCTTCGCTCCTCGCGCGTCATCGCCGCCAGCTCCCAGTCCGTCTGGTGCAGCGGCGCCAAATCCCCGAACAGCGCGTTCGCCAGCGTCGGATCCCCCCCCACCGAGGACCCAGGCGCCGTGGCGTGCCACGTCTCCGCGTCCTCCGCCCCCGTCGCCTCGGGCATGCCCGGCAGGCTCCGGTTCTCCAGGACATGCCACGCGTCCGCCGACGACGGCGCGCGGATGAGCGAGTCCACCAGCTCCACGAAGCTCGTCCCATCCAACGGCAGCGGCGCCACCGGCGCGCTGAACCCCGCGATGGGCTCGCCCAACAGCAGCACCCGGGCCACCTTGCCGTCCGGATGCTGGAGCAACTCCTCCAGCACCAGCCGCCCCCGGCCGCTCTCCACGCCCGGAGCCAGCACGATGAGCGCCGGCAGGTGATGCCCGTAGGCGATGAGCGCATCCGCGGCGGAGGTCGCGAGGATGACCTCGTGCCCCTCACGGGTGAGCAGACGCCGCACTGCGGCGATGGTGGCGATGTCGTCGTGGACGAGGAGGACCGGTGCGCCCATGGGGGGGCAACGAGTCTACAGCATGGCCCCCGGATCCACGTCGAGGACGACCTTCACCGCCGAAGGAACGTCGGCCAGGGCCGTCTCCACCCTGGCGAGCAGCGGGGCGAGCGCCACATGTGTCGGCCCCTTCAGGAGCAGCTGCCAGCGCGTCTTCCCCCGGATTTTGGCGATGGGCGCCACCGCCGGCCCCAACAACCGCACCCCCGCCGACGCCGGGGGCATGTTCCGGGATACGAGGTTCCCCAGGTGCCGGGCCACGCTGGCCACCTGCTCCGGGTGCTCCCCCTCCAGTCGAATCGAGGCCATGCGCGCGAAGGGCGGGTACGCCAACGCCTTGCGCCACTCCAACTCCTGCTGGGCGAACCCGTCGAAGTCGTGCGCCAGCACCCGCTTCACCGGCTCCGCGTCCGGGTTGTAGGTCTGCACCAGCACCCGCCCCGGGTCCTTGCCCCGCCCCGCCCGCCCCGCCACCTGGGTCAACAGGTGGAAGGTCCGCTCGGCGGCTCGGAAATCGGGAATCGCCAGGGAGGTGTCCGCCATGACGACACACACCAGCGTCACGCCCGGGAAGTCGTGCCCCTTGGCCACCATCTGCGTGCCCACCAGCACGTCCAGCTCCCGGCGGGCGAACGAGGCCAAAAGCTCCGTCAGCCGCTCCGCGCTGGTCGCCGAGTCCCGGTCCAACCGCGCCACCCGCGCGTTCGGGATGCGCTCGGCGACCTCCGCCTCCACCCGCTCCGTGCCGATGCCCAGCTTCAGGATGGGGCCCGTGCACTCCAGGCACCGCTCGGGCACGGGCATCGTCAGCCCGCAGTAGTGGCACACCACCCGGTTCTGCGAGCGATGGTGCGTCAGGCACACGTCGCACGAGGTGCACTTGAGCGACAGGCCGCACACCTCGCACAAGAGCACCGTGCTGTGGCCCCGGCGGTTCAGGAACAGGATGACCTGCTGGCCCTTCGCGAGCGTCTCCTCCATGGCCTGCAGCAGCGGCGGGCTCAGGATGGGCGCCTCCTCCGTCACGATGCCCTCGCGGGGGCGCTCCTGACGCAGGTCCACCAGCTCGATGGTGGGCATGGGCCGGTCATCGACCCGCCGCTTCAACTCGAGCAGCCGATAGCGCCCGCGCTTGACGTTCTCCAACGTCTCCAGCGCCGGCGTGGCCGAGCCCAGCACCACCACCGCGCTGGCCTGCTTGCCTCGCACGACGGCCAAATCGCGCGCCTGGTAGCGCAGGCTGTCGTCCTGCTTGAAGGACGGGTCGTGCTCCTCGTCCACGACGATGAGCCCCAGGTTCTCCACCGGGGCGAACACCGCCGAGCGCACACCCACGGCGATCTTCACCTCGCCCCGGCGCAGGGCCTGCCAGTGGAACAGCCGCTCGCGGTCCTTCAGCGCCGAGTGCAGCACCGCCACCTCCGCGCCGAACCGGCTGCGGAAGCGGCCCACCAGCTGCGGCGTCAGCGCGATTTCCGGCACGAGGATGAGGCTGCTCTTGCCCAGGGACAGCGCGTGCTCGGCCGCGCGCAGGTACACCTCCGTCTTGCCGCTGCCCGTCACGCCGTGCAGGAGGAAGGGCTGGAACGCGCCCGCGTCCAGGGCCAGGCGCAGCTGCTCACCGGCGACGGCCTGCTCGGGCGTGAGGCGGTCCGGGCGGCCTTGAATCAGCCCCTCCTTCACGCCCGCCTCCAGCTTCTTCTCCTCGATGCGCACCAGGCCCTTGGTGGCCAGGCTCTTGAGGTGCGCGCGCGCGCCAGGAATGGCGTGGCTCACCTCCTCCAGCGGGGCGCTGCCGCCCACGGCCAGGAGGTACGCGAGCGCGGCGGACTGGGCATGTGCGCGCGCGAGCGCCGCGGGCACCTCGTTGACGAGCGCCACCGCGAACTGCTGCACATCCGGCTGGGCCTCCTTGCCGTCCACGGGCTTGGACAACCCGGGAGGCAGCGCGCCGCGGATGACCTCGCCCAGCGGGTAGCGGTAGTGCTCGGCCGCGAAGCGCAAGAGCGCGATGAGGTCCTTGGGCAAGGACGGCGAGTCCTCCAGCACGCGCTGGATGGGCTTGAGCCGGACCTTCTCGCCCAGCGTCACGGTGGAGGGGCCCAGGTAGAAGCCGAGCGCGGTGCCTCGACCGAAGGGCACGAGCACGCGCTGCCCCGGGGCCAGGTTCCCCAGGAGGGCCTCCGGCACGGAGTAGGTGAATTCACCCCGGACGGGGCGGGCCACGGCGACGGAGGCCAGGACGGGAGGGTGCTCGCTCACTGCGAACGCCACTGTAGCGGCCTGTTCCGGTTGGGACAGTTCCCGGCGACGTCTCGCACCCAAGGTGCGCAGCGGGATGGAACCCCTGGTGGAGGATTCCTCCGCATCGTCCGCCGTCGGCTCGTCCCACAACGGTCGCTGTTCCATGGCGCTCCCTTCGACCCAACGCCCCTGCCCCGTCCGTCCTGCTACCGGGGTCCACAGTGCCAGGGCTGTCTGACATGGGCGTCCCGAGGGACGTGGGCCGTCCGGCGTCAGCGCGTGCCCGCCCACCACCCGTCCGGGCGTGCGAGCCGTCCGACTCCAGCCAGGAGACTTCAGCGCCGACCGAGCCGAGGCACCAGTCGC
This genomic interval from Myxococcus guangdongensis contains the following:
- the priA gene encoding replication restart helicase PriA, whose amino-acid sequence is MEQRPLWDEPTADDAEESSTRGSIPLRTLGARRRRELSQPEQAATVAFAVSEHPPVLASVAVARPVRGEFTYSVPEALLGNLAPGQRVLVPFGRGTALGFYLGPSTVTLGEKVRLKPIQRVLEDSPSLPKDLIALLRFAAEHYRYPLGEVIRGALPPGLSKPVDGKEAQPDVQQFAVALVNEVPAALARAHAQSAALAYLLAVGGSAPLEEVSHAIPGARAHLKSLATKGLVRIEEKKLEAGVKEGLIQGRPDRLTPEQAVAGEQLRLALDAGAFQPFLLHGVTGSGKTEVYLRAAEHALSLGKSSLILVPEIALTPQLVGRFRSRFGAEVAVLHSALKDRERLFHWQALRRGEVKIAVGVRSAVFAPVENLGLIVVDEEHDPSFKQDDSLRYQARDLAVVRGKQASAVVVLGSATPALETLENVKRGRYRLLELKRRVDDRPMPTIELVDLRQERPREGIVTEEAPILSPPLLQAMEETLAKGQQVILFLNRRGHSTVLLCEVCGLSLKCTSCDVCLTHHRSQNRVVCHYCGLTMPVPERCLECTGPILKLGIGTERVEAEVAERIPNARVARLDRDSATSAERLTELLASFARRELDVLVGTQMVAKGHDFPGVTLVCVVMADTSLAIPDFRAAERTFHLLTQVAGRAGRGKDPGRVLVQTYNPDAEPVKRVLAHDFDGFAQQELEWRKALAYPPFARMASIRLEGEHPEQVASVARHLGNLVSRNMPPASAGVRLLGPAVAPIAKIRGKTRWQLLLKGPTHVALAPLLARVETALADVPSAVKVVLDVDPGAML